Proteins found in one Ptychodera flava strain L36383 chromosome 16, AS_Pfla_20210202, whole genome shotgun sequence genomic segment:
- the LOC139115013 gene encoding uncharacterized protein: MAAARRRREEIVDALLVCEEDDSDLDMLLTDTFSSGRNLENTPVNLDQFSDDECFEFFRFAKPDLTRLHDGLSLQEKIVGYNGTAATSMEALLILLRRLAYPNRWCDLVTFFQRDEPELSIIFNTIVEHIYEEFGHLLTSLNLVWLDLVTFAEAVHNKGATLDNCWGSSMELPDQFQDQQVAKVLCSLGISELTVLNSNPFKLQMASLPTCLDL, translated from the exons ATGGCTGCGGCTCGGAGAAG ACGAGAAGAAATCGTTGACGCACTTTTGGTTTGTGAGGAAGATGATAGTGACTTGGATATGCTGTTAACTGATACATTCTCAAGCGGAAGAAATCTTGAAAATACACCAGTGAACCTCGATCAATTTTCGGATGATGAgtgctttgaatttttcag ATTTGCAAAACCAGACCTTACCCGGTTGCATGATGGACTCTCTCTCCAAGAAAAAATTGTAGGATACAATGGAACTGCTGCAACAAGTATGGAAGCTCTGCTCATACTTCTACGCAGACTAGCCTACCCAAACCGTTGGTGTGATTTAGTCACATTTTTTCAGAGGGATGAACCAGAGTTGAGCATTATTTTCAACACG ATTGTAGAACATATCTATGAAGAATTTGGTCATCTTTTGACATCTCTGAATTTAGTGTGGCTTGATCTGGTGACATTTGCTGAAGCAGTTCATAACAAGGGGGCTACACTAGATAATTGTTGGGGCTCATCGATGGAACTGCCAGATCAATTTCAAGACCAACAAGTGGCCAAGGTGTTGTGTTCTCTGGGCATAAGCGAACTCACTGTCTTAAATTCCAA TCCATTCAAGCTCCAAATGGCCTCATTGCCCACATGTTTGGACCTATAG